The genomic window CAGCTTCAAGCACTTCCATCCCGCCTTGCGGCATAGAGAATGGATTATGCGAGAAATCGACCTTCTTATTATCTTCGTCCCATTCATACATTGGGAAGTCGACAATCCAGCAAAATTTAAAGCCTTCAGATTCATCAATCAGGTCGAGGTCAGCAGCAACTTTGTTACGGGCCGCGCCAGCCAATTTATAGGCCGCGTCTTTTTTACCCGCAGAGAAGAAAATACCGTCGCCAGCACCAAGTCCCATTTTTTCTAGCAAGGCAGAAAGATGTGCAGGTTCGAAATTCTTCAAGACGGGGTCTTGAGAATCAACACCCCCGCCCTCTGCTTCTTTTAATCGAGCATAGCCGAGACCTGGCATCTGCATTTCTTTCTTCGCCCATTTATCCATATTATCAAAGAATTTACGCGACTGGTTCGCAGCGGCCTGCGGCGCAGGGATCGCGATAACTTTCCCGCCGCCCTTAGTGATTTTCGCAAAAATGCCAAAGCCCGTCTTGGACTCGTCAGTAAAGAATTCTGAAACATCCGTCAGTTCAAAAGGAATACGAAGATCTGGTTTGTCAGAACCATATTTTTCCATTGATTCCTTATAAGGAATACGTGGGAATGGTGTTTGTACTTTGCGGCCATCGGCAAATTCTTCGAACACGCCAGCCATAACAGGCTCGATAGCTTGGAAAACGTCCTCTTGAGTGACAAAACTCATTTCAACATCAAGCTGATAAAACTCACCCGGTGAACGGTCTGCGCGTGCATCCTCGTCGCGGAAACAAGGCGCGATTTGGAAATAACGGTCAAAGCCCGCCACCATGATAAGCTGCTTAAACTGCTGCGGGGCTTGTGGAAGCGCGTAAAACTTACCCGGATTCAGACGAGATGGAACAAGGAAGTCACGCGCGCCCTCTGGTGAAGACGCCGTCAAAATTGGCGTTTGAAACTCTGTGAAACCTTGCTCAATCATACGGCGACGTAGCGAATTAATCACCTGTCCACGCATGATGATATTTTTATGCAGAGTCTCGCGGCGAAGGTCTAAATAACGGTGCTTGAGACGAATATCCTCAGGATAATCTTGCTCACCGAAAACAGGCAAAGGCAAGCTATCAGCTTGGCTTTCTATATTGAACGTATCAACGCGAATTTCGACTTCGCCAGTTGGAATTTCTTTGTTTACCGCTTCGCTGTCGCGCGCCAAAACTTCGCCTGTAATCGTGATGACAGATTCAGATGGGCAGCGTTTAGCCGCTTCGTAAAATTCGGCGATAGGATAAACCACGACTTGGGTGATACCATAATGATCACGAAGGTCGATGAATAGCGCATTGGCATGTTCACGTTTGCGGTGAACCCAGCCTGAGAGTTTTACGGTTTCGCCGACATGGCTTCCGCGAAGTTCGCCGCATGTGTGGCTACGATAAGCGTGCATTTTATACTCCTTAGCCTGTTATCTAGGCCCTTAGGACGCGAAGCAGATAAACGGTCTACAGCGTCTGGTTAATGTCCGCGCGGCATAGCCCAGATAGGCTTTATGTCAAGTCTTGCCCTGTGGCTGTGTGGTGAGAACCTCTAAAAAAGCACATGATTTACAAGGCCTGTAAAAAAGGATATCGACTCACCATGACAGCTCATTCCATAGCATTAGCAGAACATGTTCTGCGAGATTGGCTCACTGGCCATAACTAACGCGCGTCTTCACCTTAATTAATCCCAAATAAAGTGACTAAGACAAGGACGTTAGACAATGGATAGACAAAAATACCAAAAAATGATGCGCGGCGCAGGCCAGCTAGATTATGAAATTTATCTGAATACAGAGAGCTTACTCTCTTGTCAGAAAGAACCTGAAGAGCTCTGTAATCCAGATGAGCTCCAATTCATGATTGTTCATCAAGTCGAAGAGCTTTGGATGAAGCTCATGGCAACAACCCTGCTTGATATTGATGATGAAATGCAGGCACGTAATAGTTTCAAAGCACTAACCTTGTTTCGTCGGGTGCAGCTCTGCCAAGAAATGATGACGCAACAATTAGTCTTACTCGAAACAATGTCGCCTAAAGACTATCAAGAGATTCGACTTTTACTAGGTAATGGGAGCGGCCAAGAAAGCCCAGGGTTTCGTGTCTTACTCGATATGCCAACGGATCTTTGGCAGACATTCAAAGCCATTTATTTAGAGGGCGGACAGCGGACGTTAGAGCAAATATATGATAGCGAATACAGCCATGATGATGCCTATATGATTGCCGAAGCCTTGGCTGAATTTGACGAACAATTTCAAAAGTTCCGACATTCTCATATGCAATTGATTTATCGTTCGATAGGGGTTGCCGCAAACTCCCTTAAGGGGCGTCCCGTTGAAATTCTCAACACGGGATTACGCCAAAAATTCTTCCCTGAACTATGGCAAGTACGCGCTGATATGACAGACCGTTGGGGCGGAACCTATGGCAAGGTACGCACAAAGCTCGACCCCAAAGCAAAGCCTTAAGACTATGGATATTCAATCCTATTTCCACGTACCGAATAATTACTTTCTATCTCACAGCGTTGGCTGCTTGCCAAAGACAACACAAAGCCGAGTGACTGACGCTTTTTTCTCTCCTTGGCAAAGCGGGGAAAGCTGGACAGAATGGATGCCTTTATTGGAAAACTTCCGAAACAAGCTTGGTTATCTACTCGGCACAAAAGCGGCGAATATTTGCCCTCAAACAAATATATCCAGCGCTTTAACGAAAATCCTATACAGCTTACCGTCTGCTTATAAAAAGGGTACAATCGTCCTCTCAAAGCAGGATTTCCCAACAATTGGTTTTGTTTTAAAACAGGCGGAGCGGAGCGGGTTTACGCTGAAATTCGTTGAAGGAGACCCCACTGATATCTCTGGGTGGGCTGATGCAATAGACAGCGACACGTCAATTGTTCACATTACTCA from Litorimonas taeanensis includes these protein-coding regions:
- the aspS gene encoding aspartate--tRNA ligase, coding for MHAYRSHTCGELRGSHVGETVKLSGWVHRKREHANALFIDLRDHYGITQVVVYPIAEFYEAAKRCPSESVITITGEVLARDSEAVNKEIPTGEVEIRVDTFNIESQADSLPLPVFGEQDYPEDIRLKHRYLDLRRETLHKNIIMRGQVINSLRRRMIEQGFTEFQTPILTASSPEGARDFLVPSRLNPGKFYALPQAPQQFKQLIMVAGFDRYFQIAPCFRDEDARADRSPGEFYQLDVEMSFVTQEDVFQAIEPVMAGVFEEFADGRKVQTPFPRIPYKESMEKYGSDKPDLRIPFELTDVSEFFTDESKTGFGIFAKITKGGGKVIAIPAPQAAANQSRKFFDNMDKWAKKEMQMPGLGYARLKEAEGGGVDSQDPVLKNFEPAHLSALLEKMGLGAGDGIFFSAGKKDAAYKLAGAARNKVAADLDLIDESEGFKFCWIVDFPMYEWDEDNKKVDFSHNPFSMPQGGMEVLEAADTVEKQLDILAYQYDIVCNGVELSSGAIRNHKPDIMYKAFEMAGYGPEVVEDKFAGMINAFKYGAPPHGGIAPGVDRIVMLLAGVNTIRDVILFPMNGQAQDLMMNAPGEADNAQLKELNLKLVPVVDQK
- a CDS encoding tryptophan 2,3-dioxygenase family protein; translation: MDRQKYQKMMRGAGQLDYEIYLNTESLLSCQKEPEELCNPDELQFMIVHQVEELWMKLMATTLLDIDDEMQARNSFKALTLFRRVQLCQEMMTQQLVLLETMSPKDYQEIRLLLGNGSGQESPGFRVLLDMPTDLWQTFKAIYLEGGQRTLEQIYDSEYSHDDAYMIAEALAEFDEQFQKFRHSHMQLIYRSIGVAANSLKGRPVEILNTGLRQKFFPELWQVRADMTDRWGGTYGKVRTKLDPKAKP